From a region of the Globicephala melas chromosome 19, mGloMel1.2, whole genome shotgun sequence genome:
- the PARD6A gene encoding partitioning defective 6 homolog alpha isoform X2: protein MARPQRTPARSPDSIVEVKSKFDAEFRRFALPRASVSGFQEFSRLLRVVHQIPGLDVLLGYTDAHGNLLPLTNDDSLHRALASGPPPLRLLVQKREADSSGLAFASNSLQRRKKGLLVRPVASLRTRPPLLISLPQDFRQVSSVIDVDLLPETHRRVRLHKHGSDRPLGFYIRDGMSVRVAPQGLERVPGIFISRLVRGGLAESTGLLAVSDEILEVNGIEVAGKTLDQVTDMMVANSHNLIVTVKPANQRNNVVRGASGRLTGPPSAGPGPAEPDSDDDSSDLIIENREPPCSNGLSQGPPCWDLRPSRLLPDARSSLPSLDDQEQASSGWGSSIQGNGSGFSL from the exons TTTGATGCCGAGTTCCGACGCTTCGCGCTGCCCCGCGCTTCGGTGAGCGGCTTCCAAGAGTTCTCTCGGTTGCTGCGTGTGGTACACCAGATCCCGGGCCTGGACGTGCTGCTTGGCTATACGGATGCTCACGGCAACCTACTGCCCCTCACCAACGACGACAGCCTGCACCGGGCCCTGGCCAGTGGGCCCCCGCCGCTGCGCCTGCTAGTGCAGAAGCGGG AAGCTGATTCCAGTGGCCTGGCCTTTGCCTCCAACTCTCTGCAGCGGCGCAAGAAAGGGCTCCTAGTTCGGCCAGTGGCATCCCTGCGCACGCGGCCACCCCTGCTAATCAGCCTGCCACAAGATTTCCGCCAGGTTTCTTCAGTCATAGATGTGGACCTACTGCCTGAGACCCACCGACGGGTGCGGCTGCATAAGCATGGTTCCGACCGCCCCCTGGGTTTCTACATCCGAGATGGCATGAGTGTGCGCGTAGCTCCCCAGGGCCTGGAACGGGTTCCAGGCATCTTCATCTCCCGCCTGGTACGAGGGGGCCTGGCTGAGAGTACAGGGCTGCTGGCAGTCAGTGATGAGATCCTCGAGGTCAATGGCATTGAGGTAGCTGGGAAGACCTTGGACCAAGTAACAGACATGATGGTCGCGAACAGCCACAACCTCATTGTCACTGTCAAGCCAGCCAATCAGCGCAATAATGTGGTGCGTGGGGCATCTGGGCGTCTGACAGGGCCTCCTtctgctgggcctgggcctgcTGAGCCTGATAGCGACGATGACAGCAGCGATCTGATCATTGAGAACCGCGAGCCTCCCTGTTCCAATGGGCTGTCTCAAGGGCCTCCATGCTGGGACCTGCGCCCAAGCCGCCTACTTCCTGATGCCCGCAGCTCTCTGCCCTCCCTGGATGATCAGGAGCAGGCCAGCTCTGGCTGGGGGAGTAGCATTCAAGGAAATGGTAGTGGCTTCAGCCTCTGA
- the PARD6A gene encoding partitioning defective 6 homolog alpha isoform X1 produces the protein MARPQRTPARSPDSIVEVKSKFDAEFRRFALPRASVSGFQEFSRLLRVVHQIPGLDVLLGYTDAHGNLLPLTNDDSLHRALASGPPPLRLLVQKRAEADSSGLAFASNSLQRRKKGLLVRPVASLRTRPPLLISLPQDFRQVSSVIDVDLLPETHRRVRLHKHGSDRPLGFYIRDGMSVRVAPQGLERVPGIFISRLVRGGLAESTGLLAVSDEILEVNGIEVAGKTLDQVTDMMVANSHNLIVTVKPANQRNNVVRGASGRLTGPPSAGPGPAEPDSDDDSSDLIIENREPPCSNGLSQGPPCWDLRPSRLLPDARSSLPSLDDQEQASSGWGSSIQGNGSGFSL, from the exons TTTGATGCCGAGTTCCGACGCTTCGCGCTGCCCCGCGCTTCGGTGAGCGGCTTCCAAGAGTTCTCTCGGTTGCTGCGTGTGGTACACCAGATCCCGGGCCTGGACGTGCTGCTTGGCTATACGGATGCTCACGGCAACCTACTGCCCCTCACCAACGACGACAGCCTGCACCGGGCCCTGGCCAGTGGGCCCCCGCCGCTGCGCCTGCTAGTGCAGAAGCGGG CAGAAGCTGATTCCAGTGGCCTGGCCTTTGCCTCCAACTCTCTGCAGCGGCGCAAGAAAGGGCTCCTAGTTCGGCCAGTGGCATCCCTGCGCACGCGGCCACCCCTGCTAATCAGCCTGCCACAAGATTTCCGCCAGGTTTCTTCAGTCATAGATGTGGACCTACTGCCTGAGACCCACCGACGGGTGCGGCTGCATAAGCATGGTTCCGACCGCCCCCTGGGTTTCTACATCCGAGATGGCATGAGTGTGCGCGTAGCTCCCCAGGGCCTGGAACGGGTTCCAGGCATCTTCATCTCCCGCCTGGTACGAGGGGGCCTGGCTGAGAGTACAGGGCTGCTGGCAGTCAGTGATGAGATCCTCGAGGTCAATGGCATTGAGGTAGCTGGGAAGACCTTGGACCAAGTAACAGACATGATGGTCGCGAACAGCCACAACCTCATTGTCACTGTCAAGCCAGCCAATCAGCGCAATAATGTGGTGCGTGGGGCATCTGGGCGTCTGACAGGGCCTCCTtctgctgggcctgggcctgcTGAGCCTGATAGCGACGATGACAGCAGCGATCTGATCATTGAGAACCGCGAGCCTCCCTGTTCCAATGGGCTGTCTCAAGGGCCTCCATGCTGGGACCTGCGCCCAAGCCGCCTACTTCCTGATGCCCGCAGCTCTCTGCCCTCCCTGGATGATCAGGAGCAGGCCAGCTCTGGCTGGGGGAGTAGCATTCAAGGAAATGGTAGTGGCTTCAGCCTCTGA
- the ENKD1 gene encoding enkurin domain-containing protein 1 isoform X2: MRSPAGLGALLQKDDGGMCEGPSRISGPIPPDTTLCPDYYRRPASAQGRLEGSTLKLSLLTPDPDLDATPPRGPRIGPGAREILERGRRGVGGVLLQLGGISLGPGASPKRKDPKDHEKENLRRIREIQRRFREQEHSREQDQSRPLKALWRSPKYDKVKSHVKAQLQEPSPASGTEPAHFLRAHSRCGPGFPPPRVPSPQLTPPGPNAKGPGPSVDFITHNARTAKRAPRRHSRSLQVLAQVLEQQRQAQEHYNATQKGHVPHYLLERRDLWRQEAEARQHSQPDPAMPPGHTCMPENQRLETLSNLLQSQSQLLHELVLLPAGADSLRAQSHRAELDRKLMQKCQAWCPSC, translated from the exons ATGCGTAGCCCGGCAGGCCTCGGTGCATTGTTGCAGAAGGACGACGGCGGCATGTGCGAGGGTCCTTCCCGCATCTCGGGGCCCATCCCCCCAGACACTACGCTCTGTCCTGACTACTACCGGCGGCCGGCCTCGG CCCAAGGGCGCCTTGAGGGAAGCACGCTGAAGTTGAGCCTGCTGACTCCGGACCCCGACCTAGACGCCACCCCTCCCCGCGGACCCCGCATCGGTCCCGGAGCCCGAGAAATCCTGGAGCGTGGCCGGCGCGGCGTGGGTGGCGTGCTGCTGCAGCTCGGGGGTATTTCCCTAGGCCCAGGGGCCTCTCCCAAGA GGAAGGACCCTAAAGACCATGAGAAGGAGAACCTGAGGCGGATCAGGGAGATCCAGAGGCGCTTCCGTGAGCAGGAGCACAGCCGGGAGCAGGACCAGTCCAGGCCCCTGAAGGCTCTCTGGCGCTCACCCAAGTATGACAAAGTGAAGTCCCATGTCAAGGCCCAGCTGCAG gagcccagccctgcctctgggaCAGAGCCTGCCCATTTCCTGAGGGCACATTCCCGTTGCGGCCCTGGGTTCCCACCACCCCGTGTCCCCAGTCCCCAGCTAACCCCACCAGGTCCCAATGCTAAG GGCCCAGGCCCAAGTGTGGACTTCATTACCCACAATGCTCGCACTGCGAAGAGGGCCCCCCGGCGTCATTCTCGCTCGCTGCAAGTCCTGGCACAGGTGCTGGAGCAGCAACGGCAGGCCCAGGAGCACTACAACGCCACACAGAAGGGTCACGTTCCCCATTA CTTGTTGGAGCGGAGGGATCTGTGGCGGCAGGAGGCTGAGGCCCGTCAGCACAGCCAGCCGGACCCGGCCATGCCGCCTGGCCACACTTGCATGCCTGAGAACCAGCGGCTGGAGACACTGAGCAATCTGCTCCAGA GCCAGAGCCAGCTGCTTCATGAGCTGGTGCTCTTGCCTGCTGGGGCGGATTCACTGAGAGCCCAGAGCCATCGTGCTGAGCTGGACCGGAAGCTGATGCAG AAATGCCAAGCCTGGTGTCCTTCCTGCTGA
- the ENKD1 gene encoding enkurin domain-containing protein 1 isoform X3 — MCEGPSRISGPIPPDTTLCPDYYRRPASAQGRLEGSTLKLSLLTPDPDLDATPPRGPRIGPGAREILERGRRGVGGVLLQLGGISLGPGASPKRKDPKDHEKENLRRIREIQRRFREQEHSREQDQSRPLKALWRSPKYDKVKSHVKAQLQEPSPASGTEPAHFLRAHSRCGPGFPPPRVPSPQLTPPGPNAKGPGPSVDFITHNARTAKRAPRRHSRSLQVLAQVLEQQRQAQEHYNATQKGHVPHYLLERRDLWRQEAEARQHSQPDPAMPPGHTCMPENQRLETLSNLLQSQSQLLHELVLLPAGADSLRAQSHRAELDRKLMQVEEAIKIFSRPKVFVKMDA, encoded by the exons ATGTGCGAGGGTCCTTCCCGCATCTCGGGGCCCATCCCCCCAGACACTACGCTCTGTCCTGACTACTACCGGCGGCCGGCCTCGG CCCAAGGGCGCCTTGAGGGAAGCACGCTGAAGTTGAGCCTGCTGACTCCGGACCCCGACCTAGACGCCACCCCTCCCCGCGGACCCCGCATCGGTCCCGGAGCCCGAGAAATCCTGGAGCGTGGCCGGCGCGGCGTGGGTGGCGTGCTGCTGCAGCTCGGGGGTATTTCCCTAGGCCCAGGGGCCTCTCCCAAGA GGAAGGACCCTAAAGACCATGAGAAGGAGAACCTGAGGCGGATCAGGGAGATCCAGAGGCGCTTCCGTGAGCAGGAGCACAGCCGGGAGCAGGACCAGTCCAGGCCCCTGAAGGCTCTCTGGCGCTCACCCAAGTATGACAAAGTGAAGTCCCATGTCAAGGCCCAGCTGCAG gagcccagccctgcctctgggaCAGAGCCTGCCCATTTCCTGAGGGCACATTCCCGTTGCGGCCCTGGGTTCCCACCACCCCGTGTCCCCAGTCCCCAGCTAACCCCACCAGGTCCCAATGCTAAG GGCCCAGGCCCAAGTGTGGACTTCATTACCCACAATGCTCGCACTGCGAAGAGGGCCCCCCGGCGTCATTCTCGCTCGCTGCAAGTCCTGGCACAGGTGCTGGAGCAGCAACGGCAGGCCCAGGAGCACTACAACGCCACACAGAAGGGTCACGTTCCCCATTA CTTGTTGGAGCGGAGGGATCTGTGGCGGCAGGAGGCTGAGGCCCGTCAGCACAGCCAGCCGGACCCGGCCATGCCGCCTGGCCACACTTGCATGCCTGAGAACCAGCGGCTGGAGACACTGAGCAATCTGCTCCAGA GCCAGAGCCAGCTGCTTCATGAGCTGGTGCTCTTGCCTGCTGGGGCGGATTCACTGAGAGCCCAGAGCCATCGTGCTGAGCTGGACCGGAAGCTGATGCAGGTAGAGGAAGCCATCAAGATCTTTTCCCGCCCCAAGGTCTTTGTGAAGATGGATGCCTGA
- the ENKD1 gene encoding enkurin domain-containing protein 1 isoform X1 encodes MRSPAGLGALLQKDDGGMCEGPSRISGPIPPDTTLCPDYYRRPASAQGRLEGSTLKLSLLTPDPDLDATPPRGPRIGPGAREILERGRRGVGGVLLQLGGISLGPGASPKRKDPKDHEKENLRRIREIQRRFREQEHSREQDQSRPLKALWRSPKYDKVKSHVKAQLQEPSPASGTEPAHFLRAHSRCGPGFPPPRVPSPQLTPPGPNAKGPGPSVDFITHNARTAKRAPRRHSRSLQVLAQVLEQQRQAQEHYNATQKGHVPHYLLERRDLWRQEAEARQHSQPDPAMPPGHTCMPENQRLETLSNLLQSQSQLLHELVLLPAGADSLRAQSHRAELDRKLMQVEEAIKIFSRPKVFVKMDA; translated from the exons ATGCGTAGCCCGGCAGGCCTCGGTGCATTGTTGCAGAAGGACGACGGCGGCATGTGCGAGGGTCCTTCCCGCATCTCGGGGCCCATCCCCCCAGACACTACGCTCTGTCCTGACTACTACCGGCGGCCGGCCTCGG CCCAAGGGCGCCTTGAGGGAAGCACGCTGAAGTTGAGCCTGCTGACTCCGGACCCCGACCTAGACGCCACCCCTCCCCGCGGACCCCGCATCGGTCCCGGAGCCCGAGAAATCCTGGAGCGTGGCCGGCGCGGCGTGGGTGGCGTGCTGCTGCAGCTCGGGGGTATTTCCCTAGGCCCAGGGGCCTCTCCCAAGA GGAAGGACCCTAAAGACCATGAGAAGGAGAACCTGAGGCGGATCAGGGAGATCCAGAGGCGCTTCCGTGAGCAGGAGCACAGCCGGGAGCAGGACCAGTCCAGGCCCCTGAAGGCTCTCTGGCGCTCACCCAAGTATGACAAAGTGAAGTCCCATGTCAAGGCCCAGCTGCAG gagcccagccctgcctctgggaCAGAGCCTGCCCATTTCCTGAGGGCACATTCCCGTTGCGGCCCTGGGTTCCCACCACCCCGTGTCCCCAGTCCCCAGCTAACCCCACCAGGTCCCAATGCTAAG GGCCCAGGCCCAAGTGTGGACTTCATTACCCACAATGCTCGCACTGCGAAGAGGGCCCCCCGGCGTCATTCTCGCTCGCTGCAAGTCCTGGCACAGGTGCTGGAGCAGCAACGGCAGGCCCAGGAGCACTACAACGCCACACAGAAGGGTCACGTTCCCCATTA CTTGTTGGAGCGGAGGGATCTGTGGCGGCAGGAGGCTGAGGCCCGTCAGCACAGCCAGCCGGACCCGGCCATGCCGCCTGGCCACACTTGCATGCCTGAGAACCAGCGGCTGGAGACACTGAGCAATCTGCTCCAGA GCCAGAGCCAGCTGCTTCATGAGCTGGTGCTCTTGCCTGCTGGGGCGGATTCACTGAGAGCCCAGAGCCATCGTGCTGAGCTGGACCGGAAGCTGATGCAGGTAGAGGAAGCCATCAAGATCTTTTCCCGCCCCAAGGTCTTTGTGAAGATGGATGCCTGA
- the ENKD1 gene encoding enkurin domain-containing protein 1 isoform X4: protein MRSPAGLGALLQKDDGGMCEGPSRISGPIPPDTTLCPDYYRRPASAQGRLEGSTLKLSLLTPDPDLDATPPRGPRIGPGAREILERGRRGVGGVLLQLGGISLGPGASPKRKDPKDHEKENLRRIREIQRRFREQEHSREQDQSRPLKALWRSPKYDKVKSHVKAQLQEPSPASGTEPAHFLRAHSRCGPGFPPPRVPSPQLTPPGPNAKGPGPSVDFITHNARTAKRAPRRHSRSLQVLAQVLEQQRQAQEHYNATQKGHVPHYLLERRDLWRQEAEARQHSQPDPAMPPGHTCMPENQRLETLSNLLQSEPEPAAS, encoded by the exons ATGCGTAGCCCGGCAGGCCTCGGTGCATTGTTGCAGAAGGACGACGGCGGCATGTGCGAGGGTCCTTCCCGCATCTCGGGGCCCATCCCCCCAGACACTACGCTCTGTCCTGACTACTACCGGCGGCCGGCCTCGG CCCAAGGGCGCCTTGAGGGAAGCACGCTGAAGTTGAGCCTGCTGACTCCGGACCCCGACCTAGACGCCACCCCTCCCCGCGGACCCCGCATCGGTCCCGGAGCCCGAGAAATCCTGGAGCGTGGCCGGCGCGGCGTGGGTGGCGTGCTGCTGCAGCTCGGGGGTATTTCCCTAGGCCCAGGGGCCTCTCCCAAGA GGAAGGACCCTAAAGACCATGAGAAGGAGAACCTGAGGCGGATCAGGGAGATCCAGAGGCGCTTCCGTGAGCAGGAGCACAGCCGGGAGCAGGACCAGTCCAGGCCCCTGAAGGCTCTCTGGCGCTCACCCAAGTATGACAAAGTGAAGTCCCATGTCAAGGCCCAGCTGCAG gagcccagccctgcctctgggaCAGAGCCTGCCCATTTCCTGAGGGCACATTCCCGTTGCGGCCCTGGGTTCCCACCACCCCGTGTCCCCAGTCCCCAGCTAACCCCACCAGGTCCCAATGCTAAG GGCCCAGGCCCAAGTGTGGACTTCATTACCCACAATGCTCGCACTGCGAAGAGGGCCCCCCGGCGTCATTCTCGCTCGCTGCAAGTCCTGGCACAGGTGCTGGAGCAGCAACGGCAGGCCCAGGAGCACTACAACGCCACACAGAAGGGTCACGTTCCCCATTA CTTGTTGGAGCGGAGGGATCTGTGGCGGCAGGAGGCTGAGGCCCGTCAGCACAGCCAGCCGGACCCGGCCATGCCGCCTGGCCACACTTGCATGCCTGAGAACCAGCGGCTGGAGACACTGAGCAATCTGCTCCAGAGTGA GCCAGAGCCAGCTGCTTCATGA
- the C19H16orf86 gene encoding LOW QUALITY PROTEIN: uncharacterized protein C16orf86 homolog (The sequence of the model RefSeq protein was modified relative to this genomic sequence to represent the inferred CDS: substituted 1 base at 1 genomic stop codon) translates to MASAGAEKRPGAQEGTALGQSQLTEVPGGHAQNSECPVMGDQCLVPAHEACQTQGEDKCPTGPVSEPKIQEERLKLEEERHKPEVQALEEKGPRPMASIVRTSHGLKRKLVKLAPQDFLSPSLPGPSHQAHPRAEAELPQGMPLQREERESSQSEPLPSAKQHKKAKKRKSVGTPVLPVVASTVSASSETLGLERKAQRLRPLYQYINYCNPELNQAREGDREAEAEVKPESELALIPKETGVEQLXALLPTAGELGSGLTLPCPNMFMTPTYTLVPLGEEAGEEPGGLPSLGVSGCLKAEMLKSTQVDTNKMLSVCAAPLAPPPSPQYK, encoded by the exons ATGGCCTCAGCAGGGGCTGAGAAGCGGCCAGGGGCCCAAGAGGGAACAGCATTGGGACAGTCACAGCTTACGGAGGTGCCTGGTGGCCATGCGCAGAATTCTGAG TGTCCAGTTATGGGAGACCAGTGCCTAGTGCCAGCCCATGAAGCCTGCCAAACCCAGGGTGAAGACAAGTGCCCAACAGGGCCAGTCTCAGAGCCAAAGATCCAGGAGGAAAGACTCAAGCTGGAGGAAGAGAGGCACAAGCCAGAGGTGCAGGCACTAGAGGAGAAAGGCCCCAGGCCTATGGCCTCCATTGTGAGGACCAGTCATGGTCTGAAGAGGAAGCTGGTCAA GCTGGCTCCTCAGGACTTCTTGTCCCCTAGCCTCCCAGGACCTAGCCACCAAGCCCATCCTAGGGCTGAAGCTGAGCTGCCACAGGGGATGCCGCTGCAGAGGGAGGAGCGGGAGAGTAGCCAGAGTGAGCCCTTGCCGTCTGCCAAACAGCACAAAAAAGCCAAGAAGCGCAAGAGTGTGGGAACCCCAGTGCTCCCTGTGGTGGCCAGCACAGTGTCTGCGTCCTCAGAGACCTTAGGACTGGAGC GAAAGGCCCAGCGCCTGCGGCCCCTGTACCAGTACATCAACTATTGCAACCCTGAGCTGAACCAGGCACGGGAGGGGGACAGGGAGGCCGAGGCTGAGGTGAAGCCTGAGTCGGAGCTGGCCCTCATCCCCAAGGAGACAGGTGTGGAACAACTGTAGGCCTTGCTGCCAACGGCAGGTGAGCTGGGCTCAGGCCTCACTTTGCCCTGCCCCAATATGTTCATGACCCCCACCTACACTCTGGTTCCCCTGGGAGAGGAAGCTGGCGAGGAGCCTGGGGGTTTGCCCAGCCTGGGCGTCAGCGGTTGCCTCAAGGCTGAGATGCTCAAGTCAACTCAGGTGGACACCAACAAGATGCTAAGTGTCTGCGCTGCCCCACTTGCACCCCCACCCTCTCCTCAGTACAAGTGA